A portion of the Lolium rigidum isolate FL_2022 chromosome 1, APGP_CSIRO_Lrig_0.1, whole genome shotgun sequence genome contains these proteins:
- the LOC124676891 gene encoding uncharacterized protein LOC124676891, with protein MALLDFIELSDDEEIVVSEKNDEEIVDLSSDDETADDYHNDFTCGSPGQHPTTLYDGQAVFVAEGEGEATESNAEEATPSSSVMEKGSLDTASSQNCPHTSTAVSFPSPSISEKALTFEACDANLPRMKVKRHRKIFHADTLWRSPRLEDKNKGHSKSMEELAVDLKRSRMLEEQHTSAASQNCSHTPAAETSPNLVRVKVKRRRRKPVQTDTHWRSPRLEHKNKDCSKSVVELAVDRKRSRMLEEQNTPARTQKKTKLTLCTRCRMYEEYQKKTKLTEHDPFEVI; from the exons ATGGCTCTATTAGATTTTATTGAGTTGAGTGATGATGAAGAGATTGTTGTTTCGGAAAAGAATGATGAAGAGATTGTTGACTTGAGCAGTGATGATGAGACTGCTGATGACTACCACAATGATTTCACATGTGGTAGCCCTGGTCAGCACCCAACAACATTGTATGATGGgcaggctgtgtttgttgccgaggGTGAAGGAGAGGCTACCGAGTCAAATGCAGAGGAAGCTACACCATCCTCTTCTGTTATGGAAAAAGGGTCTCTTGATACAGCTTCATCACAGAACTGTCCTCACACTTCAACAGCAGTATCATTTCCCA GCCCTTCCATCTCTGAGAAGGCTCTGACTTTCGAAGCTTGTGATGCAAACCTGCCGAGAATGAAGGTGAAACGCCATAGGAAGATCTTCCATGCTGATACACTTTGGAGAAGTCCTAGGCTTGAAGATAAGAACAAAGGTCATAGCAAGTCCATGGAGGAGCTGGCAGTTGATCTGAAGAGATCTCGCATGCTCGAAGAACAGCACACTTCAGCTGCATCACAGAATTGCTCTCACACTCCAGCAGCAGAGACATCCCCAA ACTTGGTGAGAGTGAAGGTGAAACGTCGCAGGAGGAAGCCTGTCCAGACCGATACACATTGGAGAAGTCCTAGGCTTGAACATAAGAACAAAGATTGTAGCAAGTCTGTGGTAGAGCTGGCAGTTGATCGCAAGAGGTCTCGCATGCTTGAGGAACAGAACACCCCAGCAAGGACCCAGAAGAAGACCAAGTTGACCCTCTGCACCCGATGTAGAATGTACGAAGAGTATCAGAAGAAGACCAAGTTGACTGAACATGATCCTTTTGAAGTTATCTGA